A single window of Candidatus Eremiobacteraceae bacterium DNA harbors:
- a CDS encoding cbb3-type cytochrome c oxidase subunit I — protein sequence MDTLARPDLVGPRRVMWAFLSAGFAVFALMMVAGIAMRAAQANWFSLNPATFYALMTLHGSGMIVAMAMCGMGALWYLMRLQTKLSEGVAWTSFALVVAGVAAVVISVVAGRFGAAWTMLYPLPFTGATWPSWATGTFLIGYALFTVGWLFWCVQMLGCALLVSGGFRGALGLDYVFRNEAFTAAGGKPPTPQGLAALVAGIDGILTGAAGMLIGTALLAHWIDPNVKLDPLWAKNVTYFFGHALANLTIYLAVVAVYVGLPRYSGREYHTSVPLVVAWWGTLLFVAIAYFHHLYMDFVQMQALQYIGEAVSYLAALPVAVVTVFGGMVLVYRARMRWTMASMFIFAGLIGWVVGGIGALLDATVPFNVDLHNTLWVPAHFHTYLLEGVLLFIIGWAFIFVEEGARAVTPAIVRWLTGIGVFGGGAVFLIGFYVAGAAGVPRRYAVEPAPGPDIASWSTIGAILVAAGLLVALVEAVRLARAPRTA from the coding sequence ATGGACACGTTGGCGCGACCCGACCTCGTGGGACCCCGCCGCGTGATGTGGGCTTTTCTTTCAGCCGGCTTCGCCGTGTTCGCGCTGATGATGGTCGCGGGAATCGCGATGCGTGCGGCGCAGGCCAATTGGTTCTCGCTCAATCCCGCTACGTTCTACGCCCTGATGACGCTCCACGGTTCGGGCATGATCGTCGCGATGGCCATGTGCGGCATGGGCGCGCTGTGGTACTTGATGCGGCTCCAGACGAAGCTCAGCGAGGGGGTCGCTTGGACGTCCTTTGCGTTGGTAGTCGCGGGCGTCGCCGCCGTTGTAATCAGCGTGGTCGCCGGCCGCTTCGGAGCGGCGTGGACGATGCTCTATCCTCTTCCGTTCACCGGCGCCACCTGGCCGTCGTGGGCCACCGGAACGTTTCTAATCGGGTATGCGCTCTTCACCGTCGGGTGGCTCTTCTGGTGCGTGCAGATGCTCGGCTGCGCACTTCTAGTCTCAGGCGGGTTCCGCGGTGCGCTCGGGCTAGACTACGTCTTCAGAAATGAGGCGTTCACCGCAGCGGGCGGCAAGCCGCCGACTCCGCAGGGACTCGCCGCGCTCGTCGCAGGGATCGACGGTATCCTCACCGGCGCCGCCGGCATGCTGATCGGAACCGCGCTGCTCGCGCACTGGATCGATCCGAACGTGAAGCTCGACCCGCTTTGGGCCAAGAACGTGACATATTTCTTCGGCCACGCGCTCGCGAACCTGACGATTTATCTCGCGGTTGTCGCGGTGTACGTCGGTCTGCCGCGCTACTCGGGCCGAGAATATCACACGTCGGTGCCGCTAGTCGTCGCTTGGTGGGGGACGCTGCTGTTCGTCGCGATCGCCTACTTCCACCACTTGTATATGGACTTCGTCCAGATGCAGGCGCTGCAATACATCGGCGAAGCGGTGTCCTATTTGGCGGCGCTGCCGGTCGCGGTCGTGACGGTGTTCGGCGGCATGGTGCTCGTTTATCGGGCGAGGATGCGGTGGACGATGGCCTCAATGTTCATCTTTGCCGGACTGATCGGCTGGGTCGTCGGCGGCATTGGCGCACTGCTCGATGCGACCGTGCCGTTCAACGTCGACCTCCACAACACGCTGTGGGTGCCCGCGCACTTCCACACGTACCTGCTGGAAGGCGTGCTGTTGTTCATCATCGGTTGGGCGTTCATATTCGTGGAAGAAGGTGCGCGTGCGGTGACGCCTGCGATCGTCCGCTGGCTGACAGGCATCGGAGTGTTCGGCGGAGGCGCGGTGTTCTTGATCGGCTTTTACGTGGCGGGCGCGGCGGGCGTACCAAGGCGATATGCAGTCGAACCTGCGCCGGGCCCAGACATCGCTTCGTGGTCGACCATCGGTGCGATTCTCGTCGCCGCCGGCCTGTTGGTCGCGCTTGTCGAAGCGGTGCGGCTCGCGCGCGCGCCGCGAACGGCATGA
- a CDS encoding MaoC family dehydratase → MRGVEGLKALAGAEIPPSPWLKITQERVDAFALATDDAQWIHVDRDRARDGPYGATVAHGYLTLSLIPHLWRQAVQINEVRMSVNYGLNKVRFPAPLIVPSRVRAHFRVRDVKVIRNSVRSSVLVTIEREGSDKPVCVAELLLLHYP, encoded by the coding sequence GTGCGCGGCGTCGAAGGCCTCAAAGCACTCGCCGGCGCGGAAATTCCTCCGAGCCCGTGGCTCAAGATCACTCAAGAGCGTGTGGATGCATTCGCATTGGCCACCGACGACGCGCAGTGGATACACGTAGATCGCGACCGCGCGAGAGACGGACCGTACGGCGCAACGGTGGCGCACGGTTACCTGACACTGTCGCTGATTCCGCACCTATGGCGTCAGGCCGTGCAGATAAATGAAGTTCGAATGTCCGTGAATTATGGGCTTAACAAGGTACGCTTCCCTGCACCACTCATCGTGCCGTCGCGCGTGCGGGCCCACTTCAGGGTTCGAGATGTAAAAGTTATTCGCAACTCGGTGAGGTCGAGCGTTCTGGTGACGATTGAGCGCGAGGGTTCCGACAAACCCGTGTGCGTTGCTGAGTTGCTCTTGCTCCACTACCCGTAG
- a CDS encoding LuxR C-terminal-related transcriptional regulator, with protein MKLGASPEATVAVDNRGIIVAWNDAAEQLLGWTARHALGKPCHEVMHGSTPAGAPVCSRDCAIVQLCREGKAARRFEMVANRPDGADVWLDVTTVTVDDEGQSVAVHVLCESVASRRMAAVAEDVAHRLANARPDAATEENAQPDLRRVLTPRELDVLQLLAAGLSTDNIGRQLGLSRATVRSHVQNLLPKLGVHSRIEAAVVALKAGLVHLH; from the coding sequence TTGAAACTTGGAGCAAGTCCGGAAGCCACCGTTGCGGTCGACAATCGCGGCATAATCGTCGCTTGGAACGACGCGGCGGAACAACTCCTCGGCTGGACTGCTCGGCATGCCCTGGGTAAGCCGTGTCACGAGGTCATGCATGGAAGCACGCCGGCGGGCGCACCCGTGTGCTCTCGCGATTGCGCGATCGTCCAACTCTGCCGCGAAGGCAAAGCTGCTCGCCGGTTTGAGATGGTAGCGAATCGTCCCGACGGCGCGGACGTATGGCTCGACGTCACCACCGTTACCGTGGACGACGAGGGGCAGTCCGTCGCCGTTCACGTCTTATGCGAGAGCGTGGCGAGCCGGCGCATGGCCGCGGTCGCAGAAGACGTCGCGCATCGCCTGGCAAACGCCCGCCCCGACGCAGCGACCGAGGAGAATGCGCAACCGGACCTCCGGCGCGTCCTCACGCCGCGGGAGCTGGACGTATTGCAATTGCTTGCCGCCGGTTTGAGCACTGACAATATCGGCCGGCAGTTGGGCCTGTCGCGAGCGACAGTGCGAAGCCACGTCCAAAACTTGCTGCCCAAGCTCGGCGTACACTCGCGGATCGAAGCCGCGGTCGTGGCACTGAAAGCCGGCTTAGTGCATCTGCACTAG
- a CDS encoding helix-turn-helix domain-containing protein yields MSPRPYQAGVRRLAATEATRSKIIDAARELLSDHDASAFSIDAIARRANVARMTVYYQFNSKGKLLEALFDDVAARANMRDMRKVFQETDPAKAMNILIVVFCHLWETQGPLLRRLNALAALDTEVSDALTERASWRRDSLTKIVQRLPNRSGSGELIDILHALTSLEVFDTLITHQKGSNKVVKLLQKTAAALIQAF; encoded by the coding sequence ATGAGTCCCAGGCCCTATCAAGCAGGAGTGCGTCGTCTAGCAGCCACGGAGGCCACGCGCTCCAAGATCATCGACGCCGCGCGCGAGCTTCTCTCGGATCATGACGCGTCGGCGTTTAGTATCGATGCCATTGCTCGGCGCGCAAACGTAGCTCGCATGACGGTCTATTACCAGTTCAATTCAAAAGGCAAATTGCTTGAAGCGCTTTTTGACGACGTTGCAGCACGAGCGAACATGCGTGACATGCGTAAAGTGTTCCAAGAAACCGATCCGGCAAAAGCCATGAACATTCTGATTGTCGTTTTCTGCCATCTCTGGGAGACTCAAGGCCCGCTCTTACGTCGCCTAAATGCGTTAGCAGCGCTCGACACCGAAGTTAGTGACGCGCTGACTGAGCGAGCGAGCTGGCGCCGCGACTCTCTTACCAAGATTGTCCAGCGCTTACCTAATCGCAGCGGATCGGGTGAGCTAATCGATATCCTGCACGCCCTTACAAGCCTCGAAGTCTTTGATACTCTCATCACTCATCAAAAAGGATCCAACAAAGTAGTAAAGTTGCTTCAAAAAACGGCCGCGGCGCTTATACAAGCATTCTGA
- the hemN gene encoding oxygen-independent coproporphyrinogen III oxidase, which yields MRYDRPLPRYTSYPTVPAWHHDPTQARDRIVAAIVPSSSTRAIALYVHVPFCPSLCRYCACNRLITKDTALVDRYLDAVECELNSIAMRIGKVAIRWLHWGGGTPNSLSAAQIARLFRMVATRFSLADDAEISIEVDPRLASRGQIALIAAMGFNRISFGVQDIQEATQRAINRLQTLEQTQMAVQWAREFEIAGVNIDLIYGLPMQTRASFALTIAQVLTMKPNRLAAYAYAHVPWVNRAQRAYENALPNRLEKFGMIMDSVKTFVAAGYRHIGIDHFAAAGDALAEADLRNDVNRTFMGYTPGRTEALVGVGSSAISASQDAFAQNQPDVRRYIENVADDSVASRGCVLAPDDIARRAIIESIMTRGRVSVSEAIPLLVESAALTPFETDGIVRFQDDEIILTPVGRLFARNVASCFDAYLSSLHGRHASAV from the coding sequence GTGCGCTACGACCGCCCGCTTCCGCGCTACACAAGCTATCCGACGGTTCCAGCATGGCATCACGATCCGACGCAAGCGCGCGATCGAATCGTCGCGGCGATCGTGCCAAGCTCATCCACACGTGCAATAGCGCTTTACGTTCATGTGCCTTTCTGTCCATCGCTATGTCGGTATTGCGCATGCAATCGTTTGATCACCAAGGATACAGCCCTAGTCGACCGCTACCTCGACGCGGTTGAATGCGAACTTAACAGTATAGCCATGCGTATCGGCAAAGTTGCGATACGCTGGCTGCATTGGGGCGGTGGAACACCGAACAGTCTTTCGGCTGCTCAGATCGCTCGGCTTTTCCGCATGGTTGCGACACGTTTTTCATTGGCCGATGACGCCGAGATATCGATCGAAGTAGACCCACGATTGGCCTCTCGCGGTCAAATAGCGCTGATCGCTGCCATGGGCTTCAACCGCATAAGCTTCGGCGTGCAAGATATCCAAGAAGCAACGCAGCGCGCTATCAATCGGCTTCAAACGCTAGAGCAGACGCAGATGGCCGTGCAATGGGCGCGCGAATTCGAAATAGCTGGCGTCAACATCGACCTCATCTACGGTTTGCCAATGCAAACGCGAGCGTCGTTCGCGCTAACGATCGCGCAGGTGCTGACCATGAAGCCGAATCGGCTAGCGGCGTACGCGTACGCGCACGTGCCTTGGGTCAATCGCGCGCAACGCGCTTACGAGAACGCGCTACCGAATCGACTAGAAAAGTTCGGCATGATAATGGACAGCGTGAAAACGTTTGTTGCCGCCGGGTATCGACATATCGGCATCGACCACTTCGCGGCTGCCGGTGATGCGCTTGCGGAGGCCGACCTGCGAAACGACGTCAACCGCACGTTTATGGGATACACACCGGGCCGAACCGAGGCGCTTGTCGGCGTCGGCTCCAGCGCCATTTCGGCGTCGCAAGATGCATTTGCACAGAACCAGCCGGACGTGAGGCGCTACATTGAAAACGTTGCGGACGACTCGGTGGCCTCACGCGGCTGCGTCCTTGCGCCCGACGATATCGCGAGGCGGGCAATCATCGAAAGCATAATGACGCGCGGTCGCGTGTCGGTGTCGGAAGCCATTCCATTGCTCGTGGAAAGTGCGGCGCTCACGCCATTCGAGACTGATGGCATCGTGAGGTTTCAAGATGATGAGATAATCTTGACGCCGGTTGGAAGACTGTTCGCGCGAAACGTGGCGTCCTGTTTCGATGCATATTTATCTTCGTTGCACGGGCGCCATGCGTCCGCAGTCTGA
- a CDS encoding enoyl-CoA hydratase/isomerase family protein produces MSGRIQVRSDGRLGRITLAAGSLNILDTDDVRAIERAVHELGGRPVILLDAAGDRAFSAGMDVSDHSPDRASAMLAALAEMADAFRTTSSVTVAKVDAPALGGGFELVLLCDLAVCSERASFALPEIKLAALPPIACSLLPAAVGERRALELILTGRKLDAAAAEQWGIISRAVPHDALDEHISELCGALLSLSEDALRCCKRAARSRDAGDAMRIYTDVLLHTRDAAEGIQSFIERRAPTWNWQHELEEVAP; encoded by the coding sequence GTGAGCGGCCGAATTCAAGTCCGCAGCGACGGCAGGCTCGGCCGGATCACACTAGCCGCCGGGTCCCTCAACATTCTCGATACCGATGACGTGCGCGCGATTGAACGGGCAGTGCATGAACTTGGGGGACGTCCGGTCATACTACTTGACGCTGCAGGCGATCGCGCGTTTTCCGCCGGCATGGACGTGTCAGACCACTCCCCGGATCGTGCTTCCGCTATGCTCGCAGCGCTTGCCGAAATGGCGGATGCGTTCCGCACGACCTCGTCGGTCACGGTAGCAAAGGTCGACGCACCGGCGCTCGGCGGTGGCTTCGAACTCGTGCTGCTCTGTGATCTTGCGGTCTGCTCTGAACGTGCATCGTTCGCGCTCCCGGAGATCAAATTGGCTGCGCTCCCGCCGATCGCGTGCTCACTTTTGCCGGCCGCCGTGGGCGAGCGACGGGCTTTGGAGCTCATCCTCACAGGCCGCAAGCTGGACGCGGCGGCGGCCGAGCAGTGGGGCATCATCTCGCGCGCAGTTCCGCACGATGCGCTCGACGAGCACATCTCGGAGCTTTGCGGCGCATTGCTCTCGCTCTCCGAAGACGCGTTACGATGCTGCAAACGGGCAGCGCGCTCGCGCGACGCAGGCGACGCTATGCGGATCTACACCGACGTTTTGCTTCACACCCGCGATGCCGCGGAAGGCATTCAGTCGTTCATCGAGCGACGAGCGCCGACATGGAACTGGCAGCACGAACTTGAGGAGGTCGCCCCATGA
- a CDS encoding DUF488 domain-containing protein, translating into MGVELLTLGHGTATASELAQLIGEAAIGSIVDVRSVPKSRRHPHFWREAMEHWMPELSGSTYRWESALGGFRRVNRDSSNVALRHPSFRAYADYMETDTFSCALARLLSRAAATRVAILCSETLWWRCHRRLISDASLLLYGVNVQHLMHNGILRPHIPTAGVRVTEACKLRYDVLLEPDDGRRAQCVNVSTG; encoded by the coding sequence ATGGGCGTGGAGCTGCTTACTCTCGGACATGGGACTGCGACTGCGAGCGAACTCGCGCAACTCATCGGCGAGGCCGCGATCGGATCGATCGTCGACGTCCGCTCGGTCCCCAAGAGTCGTCGCCATCCACACTTTTGGCGCGAAGCGATGGAGCACTGGATGCCCGAGCTTAGCGGAAGCACCTATCGTTGGGAGTCGGCGCTCGGTGGTTTTCGTAGGGTCAATCGCGACAGCAGCAACGTTGCGCTTCGTCATCCGTCATTCCGCGCCTACGCCGACTACATGGAAACAGATACTTTCTCGTGCGCCCTCGCTCGATTGCTGTCGCGGGCGGCCGCAACACGCGTTGCGATCCTCTGTTCGGAAACCCTTTGGTGGCGCTGTCATCGTCGACTGATATCCGATGCTTCGCTCCTTCTGTACGGTGTCAACGTCCAACACCTGATGCACAACGGCATCTTACGCCCGCACATTCCGACCGCGGGCGTTCGCGTTACCGAGGCTTGCAAACTCCGGTACGACGTGCTTCTCGAACCGGATGACGGCCGTCGCGCGCAGTGTGTCAACGTTAGCACAGGGTAA
- a CDS encoding SDR family NAD(P)-dependent oxidoreductase → MDRVALITGATSAIGAATAHLFSKTGYAVALVARRLPLLEALAHEIEAEGGLALAIEADVTQSVAMEEMVKKTVQTFGGLDIAFNNAGGGARPTPLADLSPEVFSEAVSVNLTGTFLSMRSQLKAMLARGGGSIVNMSSTAGLQGVAGLAPYCAGKHAIIGLSKAAALDYADKNIRINVVAPGPIATERTDSEQRNRIGRYIPVQRVGEPSEVAELVRWLCSSDARFITGVVVPIDGGRLAGTPSFVVGS, encoded by the coding sequence ATGGATCGAGTCGCCCTCATTACCGGTGCAACGAGCGCCATCGGCGCTGCCACGGCGCATCTGTTCTCAAAGACGGGATATGCCGTAGCCCTAGTCGCGCGCCGGCTCCCGCTACTTGAGGCTCTCGCGCACGAGATTGAAGCAGAGGGCGGGCTCGCGCTCGCCATCGAGGCAGACGTGACCCAATCGGTCGCCATGGAAGAGATGGTTAAAAAAACCGTGCAGACATTTGGCGGTCTCGATATCGCCTTTAACAACGCTGGCGGCGGAGCGCGTCCTACTCCTCTCGCCGATCTCAGTCCTGAAGTGTTCTCCGAGGCAGTTAGCGTCAACCTTACCGGAACGTTCTTGAGCATGCGTTCGCAGTTAAAAGCGATGCTCGCGCGCGGGGGTGGCTCCATCGTCAACATGTCATCTACGGCGGGTCTTCAAGGTGTTGCTGGCCTTGCTCCGTACTGCGCAGGAAAGCATGCCATCATCGGCTTGAGCAAGGCAGCGGCATTGGATTACGCCGACAAGAATATTCGCATCAACGTCGTCGCTCCCGGACCAATCGCGACCGAACGCACTGATTCCGAGCAACGCAATCGCATCGGCCGGTATATCCCGGTCCAGCGCGTGGGCGAGCCATCCGAAGTCGCGGAGTTGGTTCGGTGGCTCTGTTCATCCGATGCCCGATTTATTACAGGCGTCGTCGTACCAATCGACGGCGGGCGCCTCGCCGGTACGCCGTCCTTTGTAGTTGGTTCATGA
- a CDS encoding kelch repeat-containing protein, with protein sequence TVEAYNPATNTWTIRAPMPTARFDLAVGVIDGVLYAVGGSSSCCAFNTVEAYNPATDTWTTKAPMPTIREALSASVLGGKLYAVGGYVNGGATGIVEVYDPKTDTWITEASMPTPRDGLATSVVGRRLYAVGGFNESRYLNTVEAFNPL encoded by the coding sequence CACCGTCGAGGCCTACAACCCCGCTACTAATACCTGGACCATCAGGGCGCCCATGCCAACCGCTCGTTTCGACCTAGCTGTGGGCGTCATCGACGGCGTGCTCTATGCCGTCGGTGGCTCAAGCAGTTGCTGCGCGTTCAATACCGTCGAGGCTTACAATCCTGCGACAGACACGTGGACCACGAAGGCACCGATGCCGACGATTCGCGAGGCTTTAAGTGCAAGTGTGCTCGGAGGCAAACTCTATGCCGTCGGTGGATACGTAAATGGCGGCGCCACGGGTATTGTTGAGGTGTACGATCCGAAGACGGACACGTGGATTACCGAGGCATCCATGCCGACCCCGCGCGACGGATTGGCGACGAGCGTAGTCGGCCGCCGTCTCTATGCCGTCGGCGGATTCAACGAGAGCCGCTATCTGAATACTGTAGAGGCCTTCAACCCACTCTAG
- a CDS encoding molybdopterin-dependent oxidoreductase yields MIRFDEAHRAVHEPDDHRMAFSLRRPYVIWLAVIIAVPILLAWMQVLVFGIHAQPAPVSITSSSGPRGFPIWIRWTHYANLFFLFLIMRSGLSILMDHPRLYWNDDCTPGTEWVRFTPIDVPKDRVWTAKDDARYISPLIALPGYKHTPGMGRSWHFITDYGFIVVGIIYVGMLFISGQWPRLVPTSWAIFPAAWDVFVHYVSFHFPAEPDGYYAYNALQQLGYFVVVFIMAPLSIMTGIAMSPAVDNAFPWYPRIFGGRQGGRSIHFLMLVGYFAFTIVHVSLVILTGAQRNFNHIVLGNDNTRPLGLILGCIGLAVVIASWVGAYVVAWRCPRVIQRLHKTLIGSLERRMRASRRLDPAERYTRKDVSPYFWPNGKMPESDEWKRLAADGFRAYHLRVVGCVGNPVELTLDDMRALGHDEHVSLHHCIQGWSGIAQWGDISMLRLIDLVKPLPSARVVEFISFGEGTFGGVYYDTQRLEDVVKPECLLAYEMNGVPLPQVHGAPLRLRVENQLGFKMVKWISEIRFVETEKTLGEGYGGANEDQEYFDLLPYI; encoded by the coding sequence GTGATCCGCTTTGACGAGGCGCATCGAGCGGTTCACGAGCCCGACGATCATCGCATGGCTTTCTCGCTACGGCGCCCCTACGTCATCTGGCTCGCCGTCATCATCGCCGTTCCAATTCTACTCGCCTGGATGCAAGTGCTTGTGTTCGGCATCCACGCCCAACCGGCGCCGGTCTCTATCACGAGCAGCAGCGGACCGCGTGGCTTTCCGATCTGGATTCGCTGGACCCACTATGCCAATCTGTTTTTCCTCTTTCTGATAATGCGAAGCGGCCTATCGATCCTCATGGACCATCCGCGACTCTACTGGAACGACGATTGCACGCCTGGAACGGAGTGGGTGCGCTTCACACCGATCGATGTTCCGAAGGATCGCGTCTGGACCGCGAAGGACGACGCGCGCTATATCTCGCCGCTCATCGCGCTGCCCGGTTACAAGCACACTCCCGGGATGGGCCGTTCTTGGCATTTCATTACGGACTATGGATTCATAGTCGTCGGTATTATTTATGTCGGAATGCTCTTCATCAGCGGGCAGTGGCCGCGCCTGGTCCCGACTTCCTGGGCAATTTTTCCGGCCGCGTGGGACGTCTTTGTACACTATGTGAGCTTTCATTTTCCGGCCGAGCCAGACGGTTATTACGCGTACAATGCTCTACAGCAACTCGGGTACTTTGTCGTTGTTTTCATTATGGCACCGTTGTCCATCATGACGGGAATCGCGATGTCGCCGGCTGTCGATAACGCGTTCCCTTGGTATCCGCGAATCTTCGGCGGCCGCCAGGGTGGCCGTTCGATTCACTTCCTAATGCTCGTCGGATATTTTGCGTTCACGATCGTTCACGTCAGCCTAGTAATCTTGACCGGAGCGCAGCGAAACTTTAACCACATCGTCTTGGGCAATGACAACACGCGGCCGCTGGGACTGATCCTCGGTTGCATCGGTCTTGCCGTGGTGATCGCGTCTTGGGTCGGCGCATACGTCGTCGCGTGGAGATGTCCGCGTGTGATTCAGCGTTTGCACAAGACGCTGATCGGTTCGCTCGAACGGCGCATGAGAGCATCCAGGCGCTTGGATCCGGCGGAGCGCTATACGCGAAAGGACGTATCGCCTTACTTTTGGCCAAACGGCAAGATGCCGGAGTCCGATGAATGGAAACGCCTAGCCGCGGACGGTTTCCGCGCCTACCATTTACGTGTCGTCGGCTGCGTCGGAAACCCGGTTGAGTTGACGCTCGACGACATGCGCGCGCTCGGGCACGACGAGCACGTATCGCTTCATCACTGCATTCAAGGATGGAGCGGAATCGCCCAATGGGGCGACATCTCGATGCTGCGGCTTATCGATCTTGTGAAGCCGCTGCCGAGCGCGCGCGTCGTCGAGTTCATCTCCTTTGGTGAAGGCACTTTCGGGGGAGTCTATTACGATACACAACGTCTTGAGGATGTCGTCAAGCCCGAATGTCTGCTCGCGTATGAGATGAACGGCGTACCTCTTCCGCAAGTGCATGGGGCACCGTTACGCTTAAGGGTCGAAAATCAACTCGGTTTCAAAATGGTGAAATGGATTAGTGAGATTCGTTTTGTCGAAACGGAGAAAACGCTCGGCGAAGGCTACGGCGGGGCGAACGAAGATCAAGAATACTTCGACCTCTTGCCCTATATTTAA
- a CDS encoding enoyl-CoA hydratase/isomerase family protein: MKPMVLDELRPGVADDVLYDARDNVATITLNRPGSYNAYTTDTLRRLHEALRRAMWDDESGVVVITGVGRAAFCTGGDVKEYEERYVQSPDEFWKYMVLFQDCIDAIRGMGKPTIARLNGMAVGGGNEINMACDLAIAADHVTLRHVGVKVGSVAAGGATQWLPIMVGDRRAREMLFLCEPISAQQAFDWGLVNRVVPFEQLDATVREMCDKLLDTFPGCMRYTQCQVNYWKDQAWHATIGHAREWLALHFANPETAEGMRAFVEKRAPDYAGIRRRRAR, encoded by the coding sequence ATGAAGCCAATGGTGCTAGACGAGCTACGGCCTGGCGTAGCGGATGACGTCCTATACGATGCCCGAGATAACGTTGCGACGATCACGCTCAACCGGCCGGGCTCTTACAACGCCTATACCACCGATACGTTGCGGCGATTGCATGAAGCGCTTCGGCGGGCGATGTGGGATGACGAATCCGGCGTCGTCGTCATCACCGGCGTGGGCCGGGCAGCGTTTTGCACCGGCGGCGACGTCAAGGAATATGAGGAACGTTATGTTCAAAGTCCGGATGAATTTTGGAAGTACATGGTGCTCTTTCAGGACTGCATCGACGCGATTCGTGGGATGGGCAAACCAACCATAGCACGGCTGAACGGCATGGCGGTCGGCGGCGGCAACGAGATCAACATGGCCTGCGACTTGGCGATCGCAGCGGATCACGTGACGCTTCGTCACGTCGGCGTGAAGGTCGGCAGCGTCGCCGCAGGCGGCGCGACCCAATGGTTGCCGATCATGGTCGGCGACCGGCGTGCGCGCGAGATGCTATTCTTGTGCGAACCGATCAGCGCGCAGCAGGCGTTCGATTGGGGACTCGTCAATCGCGTCGTTCCATTTGAACAACTTGACGCGACCGTGCGCGAGATGTGCGACAAGCTGCTCGACACGTTCCCAGGCTGTATGCGCTATACGCAGTGCCAGGTCAACTATTGGAAAGATCAGGCGTGGCATGCCACGATTGGTCACGCGCGCGAGTGGTTGGCGCTCCACTTCGCGAATCCGGAAACGGCCGAAGGCATGCGCGCCTTCGTCGAGAAGCGCGCGCCCGACTACGCAGGAATACGCCGCCGGCGAGCGCGATGA
- a CDS encoding TetR/AcrR family transcriptional regulator — translation MTTYDLRLRVALDAAERVFAEKDYGLATMRDVAAAAGLSIAGLYYYLPSKQRALFLVCERTLAALMESLDRALTALPDPEDQLHALVREHVGFITRKPAAYRALLLVDALDGAGRATILELRRRYFARVADLVIAVQQERPSSISTRVATAALFGMMNWAPTWHHVGDATDTARIADEMTMLFLRGVIARKPSELIA, via the coding sequence TTGACGACATACGATTTGCGCTTGCGAGTAGCGCTCGACGCCGCAGAGCGCGTCTTCGCCGAAAAGGATTATGGTTTGGCCACGATGCGCGACGTGGCCGCCGCCGCGGGTCTTAGCATCGCGGGACTCTACTACTACCTACCAAGCAAACAACGTGCTCTGTTCCTCGTCTGCGAGCGCACGCTAGCCGCCCTCATGGAAAGCCTCGACCGGGCCCTGACCGCTTTGCCCGATCCCGAAGATCAACTCCATGCCCTCGTCCGCGAGCACGTCGGCTTCATCACCCGCAAGCCGGCAGCATACCGCGCGCTCCTGCTCGTCGACGCGTTGGATGGGGCGGGTAGGGCCACGATCTTGGAGCTGCGTCGGCGCTATTTCGCGCGTGTAGCCGATCTTGTCATCGCCGTCCAACAGGAACGACCCTCATCGATTTCCACGCGTGTTGCCACTGCCGCTCTGTTCGGGATGATGAATTGGGCGCCGACGTGGCATCATGTCGGCGATGCGACCGACACGGCGCGGATCGCGGACGAAATGACAATGCTGTTTCTGCGCGGTGTGATCGCACGCAAGCCCTCGGAGCTCATCGCGTGA
- a CDS encoding DUF2945 domain-containing protein, with protein MSKVFKRGDRVAWNSEAGRVNGRIVKKIISDARLNGYTHHASKETPQYIIKSEKTDHVAIHKGGALTHLKAATKSRPGTKRKPT; from the coding sequence GTGTCCAAAGTGTTTAAGCGGGGCGACCGCGTTGCGTGGAACTCGGAAGCCGGAAGAGTTAATGGCAGAATCGTCAAGAAAATCATTTCTGATGCGCGGTTGAACGGCTACACACATCACGCTTCGAAAGAAACGCCTCAATATATTATTAAGAGTGAAAAGACCGATCATGTCGCGATTCACAAAGGAGGAGCGCTGACGCATTTAAAGGCAGCCACGAAATCCAGGCCAGGAACGAAACGAAAACCGACTTGA